A stretch of the Butyricicoccus intestinisimiae genome encodes the following:
- a CDS encoding glycosyltransferase family 2 protein produces the protein MISIIVPVYNCRNSLNYCINSILRQTYADFELILADDGSTDKSDMLCDAYAKKDSRIRVIHKKNGGVSSARNAGIDKSSGEYIAFCDSDDYLEPDYLETLIQTARSNSSCGHIWCCFQTVTGYQKENAVPNLTTIEPILYYTRREYMTLHELWLDTGPWNKLYKREIIQNAELQFSEDFSLGEDWLFNLTYLDSSPNDQIAVITKPLYNYVRGNNNSLDSMYRDNLLEIYRKLNEVCIKYLHKWDLDSEQMQKFYNGKFYMYERVLDNTMRNVDQKRCKNIAWNTSFMRSDEFKEVLSMRTCPIHPLYWLAYSSGNFRNVLLADKLCRAKHCLEKIIRNDIKGC, from the coding sequence ATGATTTCAATTATCGTTCCAGTTTACAATTGCAGAAATTCTTTAAATTATTGTATCAATTCTATTTTGCGACAAACCTATGCCGATTTTGAATTGATTCTTGCAGATGATGGGTCTACAGATAAGAGCGATATGCTGTGTGATGCATATGCGAAAAAGGATTCTCGTATTAGAGTAATTCACAAGAAAAATGGTGGTGTATCGTCGGCGCGAAATGCAGGGATTGATAAATCTTCTGGAGAATACATTGCTTTTTGCGATAGTGATGATTACCTTGAGCCGGATTATCTGGAGACTCTTATCCAAACAGCAAGATCAAATTCAAGTTGCGGTCATATTTGGTGCTGCTTTCAAACAGTAACAGGATATCAAAAAGAGAATGCTGTTCCTAATCTGACAACAATAGAACCGATTTTGTACTATACGAGACGGGAATATATGACACTGCATGAACTATGGCTTGATACAGGACCGTGGAATAAGTTATATAAGAGAGAGATTATTCAGAATGCTGAGCTTCAGTTTTCTGAGGATTTTTCGCTCGGAGAGGATTGGCTCTTTAATCTTACTTATTTGGATTCTTCACCTAATGACCAAATTGCAGTTATAACAAAACCGCTATATAACTATGTGCGCGGTAATAATAATAGCTTAGATTCTATGTATCGAGATAATCTCTTGGAAATATATAGAAAGTTAAATGAAGTGTGCATAAAATATCTTCATAAATGGGATCTAGATTCGGAACAGATGCAGAAGTTTTATAATGGCAAGTTCTACATGTATGAAAGAGTCTTGGACAATACGATGCGAAATGTTGACCAAAAACGTTGCAAAAATATTGCATGGAATACTTCTTTTATGCGGAGTGATGAATTTAAAGAAGTGCTATCTATGCGAACTTGCCCGATACATCCGCTCTACTGGTTGGCGTATAGTTCTGGAAACTTTCGCAATGTATTGCTTGCTGATAAACTATGTCGTGCAAAACACTGTTTGGAAAAAATTATAAGAAATGATATAAAAGGATGTTAA
- a CDS encoding acyltransferase, which produces MIFKDIIKRFVLGGETSPEKATMDYCFAHGFTAGKNFSYNSGYPIDANWPWLISVGNDVTLSSNVRILAHDASTVKVGAHTKIGIVKIGNNVFIGADSIVLCNTRIGDNVIIGAGSVVTHDIPSNSVYAGSPAKFVCSFSEFQEKHLRNLKTKPYFDKYRWDEWANASEKERREMRRKLEFTEGYV; this is translated from the coding sequence GTGATATTCAAAGACATAATAAAGAGATTTGTCCTCGGGGGGGAGACATCTCCTGAGAAAGCTACAATGGATTATTGTTTTGCTCATGGGTTTACCGCTGGAAAGAATTTCTCATATAACAGTGGCTATCCTATAGATGCGAATTGGCCATGGCTGATCTCGGTTGGCAATGATGTGACATTGTCGAGCAACGTGAGAATCCTTGCGCATGATGCGAGCACTGTGAAAGTAGGAGCTCATACTAAAATAGGTATTGTTAAAATAGGAAACAATGTTTTTATCGGGGCAGATAGCATTGTTCTTTGCAATACCAGAATCGGAGACAACGTAATTATTGGCGCAGGATCTGTAGTAACACATGATATACCGTCTAACAGTGTCTATGCAGGTAGCCCTGCAAAGTTTGTATGTTCTTTTAGTGAGTTTCAGGAAAAGCATCTGAGAAATCTTAAAACAAAACCTTATTTTGATAAGTATCGTTGGGATGAATGGGCAAATGCCTCGGAGAAAGAGCGTCGGGAAATGCGCAGAAAGTTAGAATTTACAGAGGGATATGTATAA
- a CDS encoding glycosyltransferase has product MNSMSAMKISIIIPVYKVEPYLDKCISSIVNQTYTNLEIILVDDGSPDQCPQMCDAWAEKDARIRVIHKENGGLSDARNTGMAVATGELMTFVDSDDWIDPDMYKHLYQRMVEDHSDIAACGVQMVWEDETPPRILTRMGNHVLSKEEAMQAIIEESWLKQPVWYKLYKTNLIKDILFPVGKYHEDVFWSYQAVDRANKISISDHIGYYYLQRNGSIMGEEYSLKRLDAIEAKVQRHAYIKENFPALENLSAKDLWFTCIYQGQMALRNLDGESAKRVIAYLEKNLARMPLPSCTGNLKETVWLAMSNTNLLKTCKIRNTLRIGL; this is encoded by the coding sequence ATGAATTCCATGAGTGCTATGAAGATCAGCATCATCATCCCTGTTTATAAGGTTGAACCATATCTTGACAAGTGCATATCTTCTATCGTAAACCAGACTTATACAAATCTAGAGATTATTTTGGTCGATGACGGTTCGCCGGATCAGTGTCCGCAAATGTGTGACGCATGGGCGGAAAAAGATGCAAGAATTCGGGTAATTCATAAAGAAAATGGTGGATTGTCAGATGCACGCAATACAGGTATGGCTGTTGCAACTGGAGAGCTAATGACATTTGTTGATAGCGATGATTGGATTGATCCTGATATGTACAAGCACCTTTATCAGCGCATGGTAGAAGACCATAGCGATATCGCGGCTTGTGGAGTGCAGATGGTGTGGGAAGATGAAACACCGCCCCGTATATTAACCCGCATGGGCAATCATGTTTTAAGTAAAGAGGAAGCCATGCAAGCTATTATAGAAGAATCGTGGCTTAAACAACCTGTTTGGTATAAACTTTATAAAACAAATTTGATAAAGGATATTCTATTTCCGGTAGGAAAATACCACGAAGATGTTTTTTGGAGCTATCAAGCTGTTGATAGAGCAAATAAAATATCAATTTCGGATCATATTGGATATTATTATCTTCAGCGCAATGGCAGCATTATGGGGGAAGAATATTCGCTAAAACGACTGGATGCTATTGAAGCAAAGGTACAGCGGCATGCATATATCAAAGAAAACTTTCCTGCGCTGGAAAATCTTAGCGCAAAAGATTTATGGTTTACTTGTATTTATCAGGGACAGATGGCGCTGCGAAATCTGGACGGTGAATCAGCGAAGCGTGTGATAGCGTACTTAGAAAAAAATTTAGCAAGGATGCCGCTGCCAAGCTGCACCGGAAATTTGAAAGAAACTGTATGGCTTGCTATGTCAAATACAAACCTGTTAAAGACATGTAAGATTCGAAACACACTGCGTATAGGACTATAA
- a CDS encoding glycosyltransferase family protein, with translation MKILVINGDCIQTNTSANLCHLAYICGLLDAGHEVSLLSADGRDYKTDPAMAIPAGVKHYTIYGTSFYERISLKKRERISKFVKTEIRSVQDSEANGGIMQRLKSAVLTCYGVHGIYATFVRRAQRFRSDVAYDYVISISTPVTSHLLTYNLLKTGHIKATHWIQIWEDPWYSDAYGFNGKTDIFNEEKRLLSFAERICYVSPLTLNNQQRLFPESAEKMFWMPLPAYYKDATPVHKTSGRNIYGYFGDYAPAARDLEPFYTAADKARVEVNICGNPSNLFHSTDKIHIHPRLPLAELKPIEDNTNVLVFLCNRQGGQIPGKIYQYSATDKTILFILDGTDDEQAMLKDYFGKFNRYIFCQNTVEDITRAIRQIESGDIGSVQNVSLDDFEPAKIVKSILEATK, from the coding sequence ATGAAAATTCTTGTGATAAACGGCGATTGCATCCAAACAAATACGTCTGCCAACCTTTGCCATCTTGCTTATATCTGTGGATTGTTAGATGCTGGTCATGAAGTGAGTCTCTTGAGCGCAGACGGAAGGGACTATAAAACAGATCCAGCCATGGCGATTCCTGCGGGTGTCAAACATTATACAATTTATGGCACTTCCTTTTATGAAAGAATTTCACTAAAAAAAAGAGAGAGAATTTCCAAATTCGTTAAGACGGAGATAAGAAGCGTCCAAGATTCCGAGGCGAATGGCGGGATCATGCAGCGATTAAAGTCTGCTGTATTGACTTGCTATGGCGTCCATGGAATATATGCTACTTTTGTTCGCAGAGCGCAAAGATTTCGGTCTGATGTCGCATATGATTATGTTATCTCAATTTCTACGCCCGTTACGAGCCACCTCCTTACTTATAATCTCCTGAAAACGGGGCATATCAAAGCTACACATTGGATTCAAATATGGGAAGATCCATGGTATTCGGATGCTTACGGATTTAACGGAAAGACAGATATTTTTAACGAAGAAAAACGACTGTTGTCCTTTGCAGAAAGAATTTGTTATGTCAGCCCTTTAACTCTGAATAATCAGCAGAGGCTATTTCCTGAGTCGGCGGAAAAGATGTTTTGGATGCCACTGCCCGCATACTACAAGGACGCTACACCTGTACATAAAACCTCTGGGCGAAATATCTACGGCTACTTTGGTGACTATGCGCCAGCGGCAAGAGATTTAGAACCATTTTATACAGCGGCAGACAAGGCAAGAGTCGAGGTCAATATCTGTGGAAACCCAAGTAACCTTTTCCATTCGACAGATAAGATTCACATCCATCCGCGCCTTCCTTTAGCAGAATTAAAACCAATTGAGGACAACACCAATGTTCTTGTGTTTCTCTGCAATCGGCAGGGCGGCCAAATACCGGGCAAGATATATCAGTATTCTGCAACGGACAAAACAATTCTATTTATCCTTGATGGCACAGATGATGAGCAGGCTATGCTGAAAGACTATTTTGGCAAGTTTAATCGATATATTTTCTGCCAAAATACTGTGGAAGATATCACCCGCGCAATTCGGCAGATAGAATCCGGAGACATCGGTTCTGTTCAAAATGTGTCACTGGATGACTTTGAGCCAGCTAAGATTGTCAAAAGCATTTTAGAGGCAACAAAATGA
- a CDS encoding acyltransferase, translating into MSISNKRDANLDLLRIISMLLIIFLHSIDHSGVLEQADVCGGGIYAYVRFTYALCQVCVNCYIMLSGYYLLNSKFHVHKLVALWMQVVFYSFVLRVLFMIMGRHAFSIVSLLSCFVPVLTGRYWFVTIYVGLYLLFPFLNKLVWAMNKKEHTLMNICLFVLFSLSISIYPSFMGMNSGGGWGIAWFVVLYLLSSWLRLYYTPKNKPAVLVAVFVCIPLIMSASQIGARAAGIDIFQCIISNWYRYDSVPVYLMTFALFAAFLNIRIENSYMKKIICAVAPLTLGVYLIHAHADVSPWLWETLNLPQYMEYTCFPLLQLMCVVVIFIVCIAIDALRRKILGKLENNHVVWTFCDRISTKSAMLLKNIIDIREAER; encoded by the coding sequence ATGAGTATATCAAATAAGCGGGATGCCAACCTTGACTTGTTGCGTATCATATCCATGCTGCTTATCATTTTTCTTCACTCTATTGACCATAGCGGCGTTCTGGAGCAAGCGGATGTGTGTGGAGGAGGGATATATGCCTACGTACGCTTTACTTATGCATTGTGTCAGGTATGCGTCAACTGTTATATTATGCTGAGTGGCTATTATTTGTTAAACTCCAAGTTTCATGTTCATAAGCTGGTTGCGTTGTGGATGCAGGTCGTTTTTTATTCCTTTGTACTGAGAGTACTGTTTATGATAATGGGTCGGCATGCGTTTTCAATTGTTTCTCTTTTAAGTTGTTTTGTGCCCGTGCTAACTGGACGGTATTGGTTTGTTACAATTTATGTGGGATTGTATTTACTATTTCCATTTTTGAATAAGCTTGTTTGGGCGATGAATAAGAAAGAACACACATTGATGAATATTTGTCTATTTGTTCTATTTAGCTTGAGCATATCAATTTATCCTTCTTTTATGGGTATGAATTCTGGCGGTGGCTGGGGAATCGCTTGGTTTGTGGTGCTATATCTTTTGTCGTCATGGTTAAGATTGTATTATACTCCCAAGAATAAACCCGCAGTGTTAGTAGCGGTGTTTGTTTGTATACCGCTCATCATGTCGGCAAGTCAGATTGGTGCTAGGGCGGCGGGGATAGATATTTTTCAATGTATTATAAGCAATTGGTATCGATACGACTCAGTGCCGGTTTATTTGATGACATTCGCCTTATTTGCTGCATTTTTGAACATACGTATAGAGAATAGCTACATGAAAAAAATAATATGTGCTGTCGCACCTCTTACGCTTGGAGTTTATCTAATTCATGCTCATGCAGATGTATCTCCTTGGTTATGGGAAACGCTTAATTTACCTCAGTATATGGAGTATACATGTTTTCCGCTGTTGCAGTTGATGTGTGTGGTTGTAATTTTTATAGTTTGTATAGCAATTGATGCATTGCGGCGTAAGATACTTGGAAAGCTGGAGAATAACCACGTGGTTTGGACGTTCTGCGATAGAATTTCCACAAAATCTGCAATGCTTTTAAAAAATATAATTGATATTAGAGAGGCTGAGAGATGA
- a CDS encoding DUF1919 domain-containing protein: protein MNTKQLIKRFLSENNPLVIQRRTNMRNKLTNKTPTFFCPNCIGGLLFHDLGLQFRSPTVNLMMYQTDFLKFVLHMDDYLSRELYFFEHPEYKFPCAHLGDITVHFTHYQSEKAAAHAWYERSKRIDINNMFVFLEERDGLTKENIVQLGNIHARGLVVFTAHAYPDIPYVLQIPKYEGDGEIGNILRKSYLDGHYEYEKYFDFVKWFNEADGNFDIRPFLKRDNLCQSRSARTVR, encoded by the coding sequence TTGAATACAAAGCAGTTGATTAAACGTTTTCTGTCCGAAAATAACCCGCTTGTAATTCAGCGGAGGACAAATATGCGCAATAAACTTACAAATAAAACGCCGACGTTTTTTTGTCCAAATTGTATTGGTGGATTACTTTTTCATGATTTGGGGTTGCAGTTTAGATCGCCAACAGTCAATCTAATGATGTATCAAACTGATTTTTTGAAGTTTGTTTTGCATATGGATGATTATCTAAGTCGGGAACTGTATTTTTTTGAACATCCGGAATATAAGTTCCCCTGCGCACATTTGGGAGATATAACAGTCCATTTTACACACTATCAAAGCGAGAAAGCAGCAGCACACGCATGGTATGAGCGCTCAAAGAGAATTGACATAAACAATATGTTTGTTTTTTTAGAGGAACGAGACGGATTGACAAAAGAGAACATTGTGCAGCTTGGGAATATACATGCTCGGGGACTGGTTGTATTTACAGCACATGCATACCCCGATATTCCGTATGTTTTACAAATTCCTAAATATGAGGGTGATGGTGAGATTGGAAATATTCTTCGTAAATCATATCTGGATGGACATTATGAATACGAGAAATATTTTGATTTTGTAAAATGGTTTAATGAGGCAGATGGAAATTTTGATATTCGCCCATTTTTGAAAAGAGACAATTTATGTCAGTCGAGGAGTGCTAGAACTGTGAGGTAG
- a CDS encoding glycosyltransferase has product MKPTMKKVLFLIHDLGQGGAEKVLVNLVNNMDRSKFDISVTVLFGGGVNEQFLAPDIHFRAVFPKEVPGNSKLMKLLTPTQLHRMCVKEHYDIEVSYLEGPSARIISGCQGATTKLVSWIHVEQHTIERLAGSFRNQREARECYNRFDQTVCVSQYVYDDFCRILNFQKPCRVLYNTVESEKILAKANDAVSELMNDGKIRLMAVGTLKESKGYMRLLSIIKRLQDKNYPVHLYILGIGPLQPEMERYIQTNNLQGAVTLLGYQTNPYKYVAKCDLFVCASYAEGFSTAATEALIVGTPVCTVEVSGMKEMLGENNEYGLVVENNEEALYQGIKKLLDAPELLKHYKKKAEERGKMFSTEKTVRVVEVMLISLGGQ; this is encoded by the coding sequence TTGAAACCAACTATGAAAAAAGTATTATTTCTCATCCACGACCTTGGTCAGGGTGGCGCTGAAAAGGTATTAGTTAACTTAGTCAACAACATGGATCGGTCGAAATTTGATATTTCTGTGACAGTACTTTTTGGCGGCGGTGTGAACGAGCAGTTCCTTGCGCCAGACATCCACTTTCGCGCAGTGTTCCCAAAAGAAGTGCCGGGTAACAGCAAGCTAATGAAGCTGCTGACACCAACGCAGCTGCACCGAATGTGCGTGAAGGAGCATTACGATATTGAGGTCTCCTATCTGGAAGGTCCGTCTGCACGTATTATTAGTGGTTGTCAGGGCGCAACCACCAAACTCGTATCTTGGATTCATGTGGAACAGCACACAATAGAGCGTCTGGCAGGTTCATTCCGTAATCAAAGAGAGGCACGTGAGTGCTATAATCGCTTTGACCAGACTGTGTGCGTCTCACAGTATGTCTATGATGACTTCTGCCGTATTCTTAATTTTCAGAAACCATGCCGTGTACTATACAATACGGTGGAGTCCGAGAAAATATTGGCTAAAGCAAATGATGCTGTATCGGAACTGATGAATGACGGAAAAATACGGCTTATGGCAGTCGGAACGTTGAAGGAGTCCAAGGGATATATGCGGCTGCTGTCCATCATTAAGCGCCTGCAGGATAAAAACTATCCTGTACATCTCTATATTCTAGGTATTGGCCCGCTTCAGCCGGAAATGGAACGCTATATTCAAACAAATAACCTGCAAGGAGCTGTTACCCTGCTCGGCTACCAGACAAACCCTTACAAATATGTCGCAAAGTGTGATTTGTTTGTATGCGCAAGCTATGCTGAAGGATTCTCCACCGCTGCAACGGAAGCGTTGATTGTTGGAACACCGGTTTGCACTGTCGAAGTATCCGGCATGAAGGAAATGCTGGGTGAAAATAATGAGTATGGATTGGTAGTAGAAAATAATGAAGAAGCGCTCTATCAGGGAATTAAAAAACTGCTGGACGCTCCGGAACTCTTAAAACATTACAAAAAGAAAGCCGAGGAACGGGGAAAGATGTTTAGTACGGAAAAAACAGTTCGTGTGGTAGAGGTAATGTTAATTTCTTTAGGAGGTCAATGA